In Humulus lupulus chromosome 6, drHumLupu1.1, whole genome shotgun sequence, a single genomic region encodes these proteins:
- the LOC133782912 gene encoding uncharacterized protein LOC133782912 isoform X1: MEIPCWVRTLVAQLALCFALYCAFQLGHPQNSVYNGRSEGRPLDLYFISVRGGFRPVNQQTHLLEQMERVVKTYKARFVVNIGELGENDPLLQNASQLVSLPKIPWYTTRVSKSHEERGYFLKQVSVSYGRTLNIIGLNTGLLQSPILRLNLSLPIPTPHPQETEDNQLHWLTRTLEETSGNWRIVVGFHPLAVCKERDEETKTNQVFETLQQTLMTFEVNAYISGQDCSHQGSIGYIENPGPNVKKPFLSFSNERSESERTPVDGFLLHRVSSLEIVTYFVSSADEAVHRSVLQQRGKEVM, translated from the exons ATGGAGATACCATGTTGGGTTCGTACTTTGGTGGCTCAACTAGCTCTCTGCTTCGCTCTCTACTGTGCCTTTCAACTGGGTCATCCTCAAAACTCAGTATACAATGGCAGAAGTGAGGGTAGACCTCTTGATTTGTATTTTATAAGCGTTAGAGGAGGCTTTAGACCTGTAAACCAACAGACCCATCTTCTGGAACAG ATGGAGAGGGTGGTGAAGACCTACAAAGCAAGGTTTGTGGTAAATATTGGAGAACTTGGGGAAAACGATCCGCTCTTGCAGAAT GCTTCTCAGTTGGTCTCCTTGCCGAAGATTCCCTG GTACACCACTAGAGTTTCAAAATCACATGAAGAAAGGGGTTACTTCTTAAAGCAAGTCAGTGTATCATATGGGAGAACCTTAAATATTATTGGGCTGAATACTGGTTTATTACAG TCACCCATCTTACGATTGAACCTCTCTCTTCCCATACCCACCCCACACCCCCAGGAGACTGAGGACAATCAATTACACTGGCTGACAAGAACACTAGAAGAGACCAGTGGCAACTG GCGCATTGTTGTTGGATTCCACCCATTGGCTGTCTGCAAAGAAAGGGATGAGGAAACTAAGACAAACCAAGTTTTCGAGACTCTCCAGCAGACTCTCATGACATTTGAAGTG AATGCATATATAAGTGGACAAGATTGCTCACATCAAGGTAGCATTGGTTACATTGAGAATCCGGGCCCAAATGTCAAAAAACCTTTCCTTTCATTTTCAAATGAAAGATCAGAATCTGAAAG GACACCAGTTGACGGGTTCCTGCTTCACAGAGTCAGCTCCCTTGAGATT GTTACTTATTTTGTTAGCTCAGCTGATGAGGCAGTGCACAGAAGTGTTCTCCAACAGAGGGGTAAAGAGGTCATGTAG
- the LOC133782912 gene encoding uncharacterized protein LOC133782912 isoform X2, producing the protein MEIPCWVRTLVAQLALCFALYCAFQLGHPQNSVYNGRSEGRPLDLYFISVRGGFRPVNQQTHLLEQMERVVKTYKARFVVNIGELGENDPLLQNASQLVSLPKIPWYTTRVSKSHEERGYFLKQVSVSYGRTLNIIGLNTGLLQETEDNQLHWLTRTLEETSGNWRIVVGFHPLAVCKERDEETKTNQVFETLQQTLMTFEVNAYISGQDCSHQGSIGYIENPGPNVKKPFLSFSNERSESERTPVDGFLLHRVSSLEIVTYFVSSADEAVHRSVLQQRGKEVM; encoded by the exons ATGGAGATACCATGTTGGGTTCGTACTTTGGTGGCTCAACTAGCTCTCTGCTTCGCTCTCTACTGTGCCTTTCAACTGGGTCATCCTCAAAACTCAGTATACAATGGCAGAAGTGAGGGTAGACCTCTTGATTTGTATTTTATAAGCGTTAGAGGAGGCTTTAGACCTGTAAACCAACAGACCCATCTTCTGGAACAG ATGGAGAGGGTGGTGAAGACCTACAAAGCAAGGTTTGTGGTAAATATTGGAGAACTTGGGGAAAACGATCCGCTCTTGCAGAAT GCTTCTCAGTTGGTCTCCTTGCCGAAGATTCCCTG GTACACCACTAGAGTTTCAAAATCACATGAAGAAAGGGGTTACTTCTTAAAGCAAGTCAGTGTATCATATGGGAGAACCTTAAATATTATTGGGCTGAATACTGGTTTATTACAG GAGACTGAGGACAATCAATTACACTGGCTGACAAGAACACTAGAAGAGACCAGTGGCAACTG GCGCATTGTTGTTGGATTCCACCCATTGGCTGTCTGCAAAGAAAGGGATGAGGAAACTAAGACAAACCAAGTTTTCGAGACTCTCCAGCAGACTCTCATGACATTTGAAGTG AATGCATATATAAGTGGACAAGATTGCTCACATCAAGGTAGCATTGGTTACATTGAGAATCCGGGCCCAAATGTCAAAAAACCTTTCCTTTCATTTTCAAATGAAAGATCAGAATCTGAAAG GACACCAGTTGACGGGTTCCTGCTTCACAGAGTCAGCTCCCTTGAGATT GTTACTTATTTTGTTAGCTCAGCTGATGAGGCAGTGCACAGAAGTGTTCTCCAACAGAGGGGTAAAGAGGTCATGTAG
- the LOC133782913 gene encoding uncharacterized protein LOC133782913 isoform X1 — protein sequence MDDDIGKLIEYIFDDSLNSDETLVDTGFNHLTRGLVRTLCPGVFINGEVLNVVCEMNTRREQQVSTESRSSWYLNTRMTCIGISIQNLFPQSGRSDSARKLFIGDLNLCGKIKIPVHNEEMQHWVLFIVHVGNGVVEICDSFLLGRKESLSQSLVPVVLQQLDLVLRDELSRWKGPVKSFTCFKAFTNNEVVQQSNGYDCGIHVINWMAQRNPSNFKPKGYNSDDERAHVAVGLVTSLHNKVRDQVRASTRTKTNSARCVGK from the exons ATGGACGATGATATAGGAAAATTAATAGAATACATATTTGATGATAGTTTGAATTCGGA TGAGACACTGGTAGACACGGGGTTTAATCATCTCACGCGTGGTTTGGTTCGAACATTGTGTCCTGGTGTTTTTATTAATGGAGAG GTGTTGAATGTAGTATGTGAGATGAACACACGTAGGGAGCAGCAAGTTTCAACAGAGAGTCGTTCGTCATGGTATTTGAATACTAGAATGACG TGTATTGGAATTAGTATTCAGAACTTGTTTCCTCAAAGTGGTCGATCTGATTCAGCTCGTAAACTTTTTATTGGAGATTTGAATTTATGTGGGAAG ATTAAGATTCCAGTTCACAACGAGGAGATGCAACACTGGGTTCTCTTTATAGTTCATGTAGGTAATGGGGTTGTCGAAATATGTGATTCGTTCCTGCTAGGGCGAAAAGAATCATTATCACAATCTCTTGTTCCAGTGGTG TTGCAGCAGCTTGATTTAGTTCTCCGAGATGAGTTATCACGATGGAAGGGACCTGTGAAGTCATTCACATGTTTCAAGGCTTTCACTAATAATGAAGTTGTCCAACAATCAAATGGATATGACTGTGGTATTCATGTGATAAATTGGATGGCACAACGCAACCCTTCTAACTTCAAACCGAAGGGT TATAACTCGGATGATGAGAGGGCTCATGTTGCTGTTGGTTTAGTGACATCTCTACACAACAAAGTTAGGGATCAAGTAAGGGCTTCAACGAGGACAAAGACGAATTCTGCTCGATGTGTAGGGAAATAG
- the LOC133782913 gene encoding uncharacterized protein LOC133782913 isoform X2: protein MDDDIGKLIEYIFDDSLNSDETLVDTGFNHLTRGLVRTLCPGVFINGEVLNVVCEMNTRREQQVSTESRSSWYLNTRMTIKIPVHNEEMQHWVLFIVHVGNGVVEICDSFLLGRKESLSQSLVPVVLQQLDLVLRDELSRWKGPVKSFTCFKAFTNNEVVQQSNGYDCGIHVINWMAQRNPSNFKPKGYNSDDERAHVAVGLVTSLHNKVRDQVRASTRTKTNSARCVGK, encoded by the exons ATGGACGATGATATAGGAAAATTAATAGAATACATATTTGATGATAGTTTGAATTCGGA TGAGACACTGGTAGACACGGGGTTTAATCATCTCACGCGTGGTTTGGTTCGAACATTGTGTCCTGGTGTTTTTATTAATGGAGAG GTGTTGAATGTAGTATGTGAGATGAACACACGTAGGGAGCAGCAAGTTTCAACAGAGAGTCGTTCGTCATGGTATTTGAATACTAGAATGACG ATTAAGATTCCAGTTCACAACGAGGAGATGCAACACTGGGTTCTCTTTATAGTTCATGTAGGTAATGGGGTTGTCGAAATATGTGATTCGTTCCTGCTAGGGCGAAAAGAATCATTATCACAATCTCTTGTTCCAGTGGTG TTGCAGCAGCTTGATTTAGTTCTCCGAGATGAGTTATCACGATGGAAGGGACCTGTGAAGTCATTCACATGTTTCAAGGCTTTCACTAATAATGAAGTTGTCCAACAATCAAATGGATATGACTGTGGTATTCATGTGATAAATTGGATGGCACAACGCAACCCTTCTAACTTCAAACCGAAGGGT TATAACTCGGATGATGAGAGGGCTCATGTTGCTGTTGGTTTAGTGACATCTCTACACAACAAAGTTAGGGATCAAGTAAGGGCTTCAACGAGGACAAAGACGAATTCTGCTCGATGTGTAGGGAAATAG
- the LOC133785824 gene encoding protein FAR1-RELATED SEQUENCE 5-like, with the protein MAEEFIHEYARFIGFSLRKSIMQKNTTGDVRQRQWVCSREGWRSEMHVGRLDRTREPKPISRVGCKVCFRVNLVKGSRHWIYKEFIPIHSHNVVADNHKQFLRSNWVISEGTLTTAQIMKESGIRTFHIMSYMAKQMGGYEKIPFTSKDLYNRISHASKVEFIGSNAGRAIGYLEHKADEDPGFFGQFSYNEDNRLLNLFWADGRCRSDYETYGHAVAFDSMYKTNSYGKPLLIWIGINNHYSTCILGFAILDNESGSSYKWATRAFLECMGGVLPKTVVTDGDEAIANTLEELMPDVPHRLCYWHLHNKAVLKVKDPSFASRFTKLVFWYYTKDEFEDKWCDLVKDFGIQGTEYAAKLYADKEK; encoded by the coding sequence ATGGCTGAAGAATTCATTCATGAATATGCAAGATTCATTGGGTTCAGCCTACGTAAAAGTATCATGCAAAAAAATACTACAGGTGATGTACGTCAACGTCAGTGGGTATGCTCCCGCGAGGGCTGGCGGTCTGAAATGCATGTGGGAAGGCTTGATAGAACTAGGGAGCCTAAGCCAATTAGTCGAGTGGGATGCAAGGTTTGCTTTCGAGTGAACTTGGTGAAGGGTAGTAGGCATTGGATATACAAAGAATTCATCCCAATTCATTCTCACAACGTTGTAGCAGACAACCATAAACAATTCCTTCGGTCCAACTGGGTAATCTCAGAAGGAACCTTGACGACTGCACAAATAATGAAGGAGTCAGGCATAAGAACTTTCCACATCATGTCGTACATGGCCAAGCAAATGGGTGGTTATGAGAAGATTCCATTCACATCGAAAGATCTTTACAATCGAATATCCCATGCTTCAAAAGTTGAGTTTATCGGTTCCAATGCAGGGCGGGCAATCGGATATTTGGAGCATAAAGCTGATGAGGACCCTGGTTTTTTTGGACAGTTTTCGTACAATGAGGATAATCGCCTTCTTAATTTATTTTGGGCAGATGGGAGATGTAGATCAGACTATGAAACATATGGCCATGCAGTAGCTTTTGATTCGATGTACAAGACTAATAGTTATGGGAAGCCACTGCTGATATGGATAGGAATTAATAACCACTATAGCACGTGCATTTTGGGCTTTGCCATTCTTGACAATGAGTCTGGCAGCAGCTACAAGTGGGCGACAAGGGCTTTCCTGGAATGCATGGGAGGTGTTCTACCCAAAACAGTAGTGACAGATGGAGACGAAGCTATTGCTAACACGCTAGAGGAGTTGATGCCTGATGTACCCCATCGATTGTGTTATTGGCATTTACACAACAAAGCTGTTTTAAAAGTGAAAGATCCATCTTTTGCGAGTAGGTTTACCAAATTGGTATTCTGGTACTACACAAAGGACGAGTTTGAAGATAAATGGTGCGACTTAGTGAAAGATTTTGGGATACAAGGCACTGAATATGCTGCAAAACTTTATGCAGACAAGGAGAAGTAG